A segment of the Agrobacterium tumefaciens genome:
GCACCTCTTTCCCAGTCTCAGGCTCTGGCAACCAAATAACTGCTCAGCTGGTCCTGTGCCTCCTGAACGAGCCAGCCGAACAGCCGTTTTGCTGGGGCCGTCATGGTCTCTGGCGCCACCAGCCAGTAATATTTGTCCTGATCAGACGCCTGATCGAACAGCACGCTCAGACGACCGCTCGTTATCTCGTCCCGCATCAACTCGGTCGGGCATAGTCCAACACCCTGTCCGGCTTTCAAGGCTGTCAGAAGCAGATTGAAATCGGCAAAGATCGGTCCCGTGTTTTGGGGGCTGCGTGTTCCCGTCGCTGCGAACCAGTCCCGCCAGGCCGCCTCGGTCTCGTCATGCAGAAGTTCCGCCTTCGAGAGCCTCGCAATATCCTTGATCGGTCCGAAGTTTTCGAGATAGGCGGGCGCGCAGGTTGGCCTGGTTGCGGCACTGAACAGCGCCACTGCGCTCTCCGTCGGTCGTCTGCCGTGCAGGATGGTCAGGTCGGCCGGCGTGGACATGCCCGTCGTCGAATAGCTGATTGAAACCTGGATATCAGGATGAAGCGCGCGGAAGCGGGGCAGGCGAGGCGTCAGAAAATATGCCACCACGGAAGGCAGGCTGGCCAGCCGCACGACTGCGCGCTGTTTGCGTCCGCGGATCTCTTCGGCAGATGCCGCAACCTGCCGCAGGCTTGAGGAGACCGTGGCTCCAAACTCGCGTCCTGCCGCGGTCAGTCGAACACCGCGCGCCTGCCGTTCAAACAGCGGTTCGCCCAGCCATTGCTCCAATGTACGGACATGCTGGCTGATGGCGGCGGCACTCATGCCCAGTTCAGCCGCAGCGCCTGCGAAACTTTCGTGGCGGGCAGCAGCCTCAAAGGCGCGAAGGGCAGGGAGCGGAGGTAGTTTCATGGTCTCCGAAGGCTAAGTGATACTTGTGCTCAGGGCAAGAAAAACCCGTCTTGTCAGGCCGTCTTGCACAGGGCAGTTTCGCTTTTGCCACTGCCCTTTGTTTCGAGGATTTATATGTCGCACACCGCCATGACCGAACCCGCAGATGCCGCTGAGCGGCGCGCCCGCCGTCCAGTTGTTGTTTATCCGAATGGAACGCTTGAGGCACCTGACCTTTCCAGTCTCGTAAAGGCCAGGGAAACGATGCAGAAGGTGGGTGAGGTGATTGTACCACCACGTGATGGCCGCACCTTTCAGGTGCCTAAGGGGCATTTCTTCCGCATTATCAGCATTGATGGTCCACAGGTTGGCGACCTCAATCTCTGGAACGCGCATGATCTGACCGAGCGTTTTTTCAGCGGCAAGACCCGCGCCCTTCATGCCACCCATGTCTCCATCGGCGACCGGCTGTGGAGCAACCTGCCATCATTGCGCCCGATGGCAACGATCACCGGTGATAGCCTCGCATGGTACGGTTGGGATGAGGATGGCGGCGGACTGCATGATGTGATCGGCACGCGTTGCGATCCCTACACCAATCGCCTGCTCAGCGGCGGTGATTACCACCATTGCTGCCATTCGAACCTCACCAATGCGCTGGCATCGTCCAGAGGCCTGTCGTTTGCAGAGGCCGAACCGCATGTGCACGACGTTCTCAACGTCTTCATGTGCACGGGCTTCACCCGCGACACACACCAGTATTTCATGAAGGCAAGCCCCGTTCGGCCGGGCGATTATCTGGAATTTTTTGCCGAGATGGATCTGCTCGGCGGTCTCTCCGCCTGCCCCGGTGGCGATTGCAGCGCCAGCCACTCAAGCGATGCGGCTGCCTGCTACCCGCTGAAGGTGGAAATCTACCGCCCGGATATGGCGCTTCTCAACGCTTGGCCTTTCCCGGAACGCAATGCTTATCGCAACCCGGTGTGAAGGCCGGACCTGATCTGTTGCCACCAGCCGCGTATTCACGAGCGGGACCCCGGTTGTCTCCGGGGTCGTTGCTGTGATCGTCAGGAAGCCAGGGCTGCCTTGATCTTTTCTGCATGTGCTTTCAGCACGTCGCTGTCGGCCATCGCGCCGGAATGCGGCTTCAGCGGCTGGCCTTCCACGCGCGGAATGACGTGGAAATGCAGGTGGAACACCGTCTGTCCGGCAGCCGGCTCATTGAACTGCGCAACGTAGACGCCGTCGGCATCGAAGGCCTCCTTGGCGGCGACGGCAAGCTTCTGCACCACGGCAATGGTGCGGGCCAGCACGTTCGGATCGGCATCCAAGAGGTTGCGCGAACCGATTTTCGGAATGACCAGGAGGTGACCCGGCGCCTGCGGCATCACATCCATGAAGGCCAGCGTATGCTCGTCCTCATAGAGCTTCACGCTCGGAATTTCCCCGCGCAGGATCTTGGCGAAGATGTTGTTGTCGTCATAAGCGCTGGCGGTCATCAGCAGTCTCTCCTCATGTGGTGATATCGAAAACGGATTATTCATCCGATTCTTGTCTTTCGCCCTTGCGGAAGGGCGTGTGGTCTTCGAGGTAGTCGCCGATGTTTTCAACTTCCTGACGTTCCCGTTCCAGATAGTCGTCAATGGCGCGGCGCAGCCCCGGATGGACGATGTAATGCGCAGAATGCGTGGTGACAGGCACATAACCACGCGCCAGCTTGTGTTCGCCCTGCGCGCCCGCCTCAACCCGCTGCAAGCCTTTCGACAGGGCAAAATCGATGGCCTGATGGTAGCAGACTTCGAAATGCAGAAAGGGATGATCCTCGATGCAGCCCCAATGCCGGCCATAAAGCGCGTCCGAACCGATGAAGTTGATGGCGCCTGCGATATAGCGTCCGTCGCGTTTTGCCATGACGAGCAGAATGTCGTCGGCCATACGCTCGCCGATCAGCGAATAGAATGTCCGCGTCAGATAGGGTCGGCCCCATTTGCGGCCACCCGTATCCATGTAGAAGGTAAAAAACTGATCCCAGATGTCTTCCGTCAGATCACTGCCGGTCAACCAGTCGATGCTGATGCCGTTTTCGAGCGCGGCGCGGCGTTCCTTTTTCAGTCCCTTGCGTTTGCGGGACGAAAGGGCATCGAGAAAATCGTCGTGATCGCGGTAGCCATTGTTGAGAAAATGGAACTGCTGATCGGTCCGGTGCAGAAAGTCCTGCGAGGTGAGGGCTGCAATGTCGTCATCCGTTGCGAAGGTGACATGGGCCGATGACAGGCCGCCCTTTTCGGTTACCTGTCCGATACCGGAAGCAAGAAGCAGCTTGACGCCGTCATTGTCGGATGTCTGCGAGGTCAGAAGGCGCGGACCGGTCGCCGGGGTAAAGGGGATGGAACACTGCAGCTTGGGATAATAATGTCCGCCGGCCCGTTCAAAAGCGTCCGCCCAGCCGTGGTCGAAAACATATTCGCCCTTGCTGTGGTTCTTCAGATAGGCCGGTACGGCACCAAGCAGATCGCCTTTTTCATTTTCAAGCAGCAGGTGGTGGCCCTGCCAGCCGGTCTTGGCCGTTGCCGATCCGGACTCTTCGATGGATGATAAAAAGGCGTGTGAAATAAATGGATTATAGGACTTTCCTTCCGCGTTGCGCGAAGTTCCGGAAAGCTGCTTCCAGCGATCCGGATCGATATCCGTGAAGGATTGCGCAACGCGGATGGAGTAGTTTTCTGTCATGCCGTAGCGGACGGGTTCTCTCTCGGGTCGAAACCTTCGAATGTCATCTGGTCAGCATATTTATAGGTAATCGCACGGGCATTTTCATCCCTTACCGTCCAGGTAATCACCGGAACGCCAAGTTTTCTTTGTGCTTCGATAAAGCTGTTTGGCAGGTGGCCCCAATGGTAGGAGATGAAGTCGAGGCCGATATGCATGGCTTCGTCATGCTTGAAGAAGTCTTCCGGCTTGTCGCCTTCGGCCGTGAGGCCGAGTGGCCAGGGGGAACCGGCGGCCTTCAGATCCTTCAGGAGATGATGGTCGAAGCTCATCAGCGCCACATGGCCCTTGTAACCTTCGAGGTCTTCCAGCACCGCCTCGGCAAAACCGTCATCGACGCCTTCACCCTCGCGGCCCTTCAGCTCGATCACCAGCGGCACCTTGCCGGCACAGAGTGCCAGAAGCTGCTTGAGCGTCGGGATCTTGTCCTTGGTCTGGCCGATCGACAGCAGCGACAGTTCGCCGGACGTCCGCTCGCGGATGTCACCCTTGATGCCGGTCAGGCGGGTCATCTCATGGTCGTGGAAAACGACCGGTACGCTGTCGGCACCAAGCTGAACGTCGCATTCGATTGCAAATCCGGCTTCGATGGCGCGGGAAAACGCCGAAAGCGTGTTTTCCCAGATCGCATGGTTCATGTCATGATAGCCGCGATGGGCAACAGGCTGAGCAATCAGCCAGGAAAGTTTCAGCGTCATACGTCTATTTCCACGATCGCGTCGATTTCGACAGAGGCATTGAAGGGCAGGCAGGCCATGCCGACGGCGGCGCGCGCATGTTTGCCGGCATCGCCGAGAACATTGGCGAGAAGGTTGGACGCACCGTTGATCACAAGGTGCTGCTCGGTGAACTCGGGAACGGAGGCAACGAAGCCATTGAGCTTGAGGATGCGGCGGATTTTCGAAAGGTCGCCATTCAAGGCTGCCTTGACCTGCGCGAGGATGTTGACGGCGCAAAGTTCGGCCGCGCGCTGGGCTGCGGGAACATCAACATCGCGTCCAACGAGGCCCGTGACCGCAATCTTGCCGGATTCCATCGGCAATTGACCCGATACGTAAAGCAGATTGCCGCTGATGGTGAACGGAACGTAGTTTGCCGCAGGTGCGGCGGCGACGGGAAGCGTAAAGCCAAGTTCCTTGAGGCGGCCTTCGATGACGTCCGACATTTTCGTCTCCGGTTTTGTTGTAAATCCTTCAAGAATCCGGCATTCAGGAGATGTGATCCCAAAGCCGGGCGGTTGCTTGTACAATATGAGTGGCGAGTCCAACAGGAGATAATGCATGTTTGTCAGGAAGCTTGGTTTCGTTGCCACTACGGGGCTCTTGTCCTGCTTGTCGAACGCTGCCAATGCTTTGCCCGCCCAGCTTCCCAATCTGATTGCCCATCGGGCAGTCTACGATCTGGAGCTGAAGGATGCATCGGATCGCTCCGGCATCGAGGGCATGACCGGCCGCATGGTCTATGAATTCACCGGTTCCGCCTGTCAGGGCTACAAGACGGACTTCCGTTTCGTCACGCAGATCAATACCGGCGACGCCGTTCGCCTGACGGATCAGCAGACCACGACGTTTGAGGACCCGGCCTCCAAGAAGTTCACCTTCGAGACGAAATCCTACACCGACGACAAGCTGGACAAGGAAGTGCAGGGCGCTGCTAGCGACAGCGATGCCGGTGTGAAGGTCGACATTACCCGACCCGATGCGCGCCAGATCGATCTCGTCGCCTCCGAATTCCCGACCGAACACATGTTCCAGGTCATCGAGAACGCCAAACAGGGCAAGCGGATTTTCGAGTCCCGGATTTTCGACGGCTCCGATGATGGTGACGAAAGCCTGATTACCTCGACCTTGGTCGGCAAGTCGCAGACGGCGAAGGATGGGGACGCGGAAGCCGGCAAGGCGGGCGATTTCGCCAAGGCGTCCTTCTGGCCTGTCACCATCGCTTATTACAACGACAAGACCGGTACGGATTCTCTGCCGATCTACCGCATGTCGTTCAAGCTCTACGAAAACGGAATCACCCGCGACCTGACCATGGATTACGGTGACTTCGTGCTGACCGGAAAGCTTGCGAAGCTCGATATCCTCACGCCCGAAACCTGCGAAAACAAGCCGGTTCGCTGAAACCGGCCTCGTCAGGCAGGTTTTTTCGCATAAAAGCTTGCATTTTGTCGCAGGCGACTGTATGCGCCTCACCATTCCACACGCGAAGCTTGGGATGTTCCGGGAGAAATCCGGATCGTTCCGCCCGGTGGTGTCGATGAAAGTCGATGCTGTTCGCTTCGCGGGGGTTAAACCGGAAAAGGAGTAACAAGGCATGGCATTGCCCGATTTTTCTATGCGTCAGCTTCTCGAAGCTGGTGTTCACTTCGGCCACCAGACGCACCGCTGGAACCCGAAGATGAAGCCGTACATCTTCGGCGACCGTAACAACATCCACATCATCGACCTCGCTCAGACGGTTCCGATGCTGTCGCGCGCCCTCCAGGTCGTGTCCGACACCGTTGCCCGTGGCGGCCGCGTTCTGTTCGTTGGCACCAAGCGCCAGGCGTCCGAAATCATCGCCGACAGCGCAAAGCGTTCGGCTCAGTACTACGTCAACTCCCGCTGGCTCGGCGGCATGATGACGAACTGGAAGACGATTTCGAACTCGATCCAGCGTCTTCGCAAGGTTGACGAAATCCTGAACTCGGAAGCTTCCGGCTACTCCAAGAAAGAGCGCCTGAACCTCGAGCGCGAGCGCGAAAAGCTTGAAAAGGCTCTCGGCGGTATCCGCGATATGGGCGGCGTTCCGGACCTGATGTTCATCATCGACACCAACAAGGAAAAGATCGCGATCGAAGAAGCCAAGCGTCTTGGCATTCCGGTCGTTGCGATCATCGACTCGAACTGCGATCCGGATGCAATCGATTACCCGATCCCGGGCAACGACGACGCTTCGCGCGCAATCTCGCTGTACTGCGACCTGATTGCTCGCGCTGCCATCGACGGCATCGCACGTCAGCAGGGCTCTTCCGGCCGTGACATCGGCGCTTCGGAAGAAGCTCCGATCGAGCCTGCGCTCGAAGACGAGGCTGGCGCCTGATAAGGGTCTGTCGGGCGGCGAATTTCACGCCGCCTCATCGATCATGATCTGCAAGGCCGTCAAAGACCGTTCCGGGTTGACGGCCTTGTTCGTTTCAAATCGCTCCGCCGGTGATCGGCGTCCTGATGTGATTGAAACGTCCGGGGTGCTCATTCATCACCCTGTCACACTTTAGGGTAAATTCGTCACCCAAACATCGGCATGGCGATTTCCAGCCTGCTGACCGATTGAACAGACAAGAGGCAAACAATGACCGAAATCACAGCCGCAATGGTTAAGGAACTGCGCGAGAAGTCTGGCGCAGGTATGATGGACTGCAAGAAGGCTCTTGCTGAGACCAATGGCGACATGGAAGCAGCAATCGACTGGCTGCGCGCCAAGGGTATTGCCAAGGCTGACAAGAAGTCTGGCCGCACGGCTGCCGAAGGTCTCGTCGGTATCGCATCTGCCGGTCACAAGGCTGTTGTCGTCGAAATCAACTCGGAAACCGACTTCGTTGCTCGTAACGATGCCTTCCAGGACATCGTTCGCGGCGTTGCTGCCGTTGCTCTGACGACCGACGGCACTGTTGACGCGATTGCTGCTGCCACCTACCCGGCAACCGGCAAGTCCGTTTCGGACAGCATCAAGGACGCGATTGCCACCATCGGCGAAAACATGACGCTGCGCCGTTCGGCTGCGCTCGAAGTTGAGCACGGCGTTGTTGCAACCTACATCCACAACGCTGCTGGCGACGGCATCGGCAAGCTGGGCGTTCTGGTTGCCCTGAAGTCGGTTGGCGACAAGGCTGTTCTGACCTCGATCGGCCGTCAGGTTGCCATGCACATCGCTGCAACCAACCCGCTGGCGATTCGCGCTGAAGAAGTTGACGCTGCTGTTGCTGAGCGCGAGCGCAACGTCTTCATCGAACAGGCTCGTGAATCCGGCAAGCCGGAAGCAATCATCGAAAAGATGGTTGACGGCCGTATGCGCAAGTTCTTCGAAGAAGTTGCTCTTCTGTCGCAGGCTTTCGTTATCAACCCTGACCTGACGGTCGGCGCTGCTGTCAAGGAAGCCGAAAAGGAAGCCGGCGCAGCGATCGAAGTCACCGGCATGGTTCGCCTGCTGCTCGGCGAAGGCGTCGAGAAGGAAGAAAGCGATTTCGCGGCAGAAGTCGCCGCAGTCGCCAAGGGCTGATTATATTTACCCAATCTTGGGGAAACGGGAGGGCATCGCGTGACAACGCGGTGCCCTTCGTGTATCCGCGTTTCGGTTACATTTCCGAGGAGTCATGATGTCTTCCAAGCCGATCTATAAACGCGTCCTGCTCAAGGCTTCCGGTGAAGCCCTTATGGGTGACCAGGGTTTTGGTATCGATGTTGCGGTCGCCGACCGGATTGCCTCCGATATCGCTGAAGCAAGAGCAATGAATGTCGAAGTCGGCGTCGTCGTCGGCGGTGGCAATATTTTCCGCGGCGTTGCCGTTGCCTCTAAGGGTGGCGACCGGGTGACCGGCGACCACATGGGCATGCTGGCAACCGTCATCAATGCGCTGGCGCTTGCAACGTCACTTCGAAAGCTCAGCATCGACACGGTCGTTCTCTCGGCCATCGCCATGCCTGAAATCTGCGAAAGTTTCTCGCAGCGCGCCGCTCTGCACCATCTGGCCCAGGGCCGCGTGGTGATTTTCGCCGGTGGTACGGGCAACCCGTTCTTCACGACCGACTCCGCAGCCGCCCTGCGTGCTGCCGAAATGGGCGCTGAAGCGATCTTCAAGGGAACGCAGGTCGATGGCATCTATTCGGCTGACCCGAAGAAGGACCCGACAGCAACACGTTTCGACGAGTTGACCCACAGCGAGGTTCTCGGCAAGGGTCTGGCGGTCATGGACGTTGCAGCCGTGGCGCTTGCACGCGAAAACCACATTCCGATCATCGTTTTCTCGATTCACGAGAAGGGTGGCTTCGCACAGATATTGACCGGCGGCGGCCGTAAGACCATCGTGCACGACAAGTAATCGCAAACGAACGATGCCGCCTGGTGCGGAATACGGCCGCGATGGCCGACAGAGATGGAGTATCAAATGAGTGGTGTTGACCTCACCGATATCAAGCGCCGTATGGATGGTGCCATCAATGCATTCAAGAGCGATATCGCATCGCTGCGCACCGGCCGCGCATCGGCCAACATTCTCGACCCTGTCACGATTGACGCCTACGGCTCGCGCGTGCCGCTGAACCAGGTGGCCAACATCACCGTTCCGGAGCCGCGCATGCTCGGCGTCAATATCTGGGACAAGTCGATGGTCAACGCCGTCGACCGCGCCATCCGCGAATCCAATCTCGGTCTCAACCCGATCGTTGACGGTCAGAATCTGCGTATTCCGCTGCCTGAACTCAACGAAGAGCGCCGCAAATCGCTGGTCAAGGTTGCCCACGAATATTCCGAAAAGGCCAAGGTCGCGATTCGCCACGTTCGCCGCGATGGCATGGATGGTCTGAAAAAAGCCGAAAAGGATGGCGACATCGGTCAGGACGAAAGCCGTGGACAGTCGGAAAAAGTTCAGAAAATGACCGACGACACGATTTCGGAAATTGACCGCTTGCTTGGCGAGAAGGAAAAGGAAATCATGCAGGTCTGATCGCCAGGGCGACAGACACTGTATTTTATTCGTTTTAAATCCGCGCTGCCAATATTGGATCGATATGCCGACGACGACGATACGTTCCTCAGTTCCCGAGCACGTCGCCATCATCATGGATGGTAACGGGCGTTGGGCAAAGCAGCGCGGTCTTCCGCGAATCATGGGTCATCGCCGGGGCGTGGAAGCCGTTCGTGAAACGGTGCGCGCTGCCGGTGACTGCGGCATTTCCTATCTGACGCTGTTTGCCTTCTCGTCGGAAAACTGGCGTCGGCCGGAGTCCGAGGTCACGGATCTGATGGGCCTGCTGAAAGCCTTCATCCGTCGCGACCTTGCTGAGCTGCACCGTGAAAACGTGCGTGTCCGCATCATCGGTGATCGTGAGACTTTGAAAGCCGACATTCGCTCGCTTCTCGAGGAAGCCGAGCACATGACGCGTGATAACACCAAGCTTACGCTTGTTATCGCATTCAACTACGGAAGCCGCGACGAGATTGCCCGTGCGGCGGCCTCGCTTGCGCAGGATGTTGCCCAGGGCAAGCTCGATGCAGCCTCGATCACGCCGGAGATGATTTCGGGACGGCTCGACACTGCCGGCATCCCGGACCCGGATCTCATCATCCGCACCAGCGGTGAGGAGCGTCTGTCGAACTTCCTGCTCTGGCAGGCTGCCTATTCGGAATTTCTCTTCGTTCCAGACTACTGGCCGGATTTCGACCGCCAGCATTTCTATTCTGCAATCGAGCAATATGCGACGCGTGATCGCCGTTTCGGCGGCTTGGCCGATCAGGTTGCTGTGGCAGGCGCCTGATGAGCCCTGAACTCCGTTTGCGGATCGTCTCCGCGATCGTCATGGCGGCGGTCATCCTCACTGCGACGTGGTACGGCGGCATTCTGTTCCGTATCGTCGCGGGCCTTCTGGCTATCCTCATCTATTATGAGTGGTCCTCGATCACGAGGCTGTCTGAAACAAACCCGACGGGCAATGCCTGGGGCTGGTTCTCGGTCGCTGTGATCGCCGGCAACACGATTTTCGGCGAGACATCGCTCGATCTGCCGCTTCTTTCCGGTTTTGCCCTGACAGCGGCGCTGTTTCCGATTCTGCGCGGCCAAAACTGGTGGCTGGTTGGTGGCATTGTCTATGCGGGGCTGAGCGCGATTTCGCTTGCCGCCATCCGCAGCGACGATCTCGATGGCTTCGTTTCGATCATCTTTATCTTCGCCGTTGTCTGGTCGACGGATATCCTGGCCTATTTTGTCGGTCGTGCCATTGGCGGGCCAAAGCTTGCACCGTCCATTTCGCCCGGTAAGACCTGGTCCGGTGCCATCGGCGGCACGGTTGCCGCGCTGATTGGCGGGGCGGGTGTGTCCATGGTCTATCATGGCCGGGTCGGCTTCGTCATTCTCGGGCTTGCTCTGGTGCTGTCCGTTTTCAGCCAGATCGGCGACCTTTTC
Coding sequences within it:
- a CDS encoding HIT family protein — translated: MTASAYDDNNIFAKILRGEIPSVKLYEDEHTLAFMDVMPQAPGHLLVIPKIGSRNLLDADPNVLARTIAVVQKLAVAAKEAFDADGVYVAQFNEPAAGQTVFHLHFHVIPRVEGQPLKPHSGAMADSDVLKAHAEKIKAALAS
- a CDS encoding glycerophosphodiester phosphodiesterase codes for the protein MTLKLSWLIAQPVAHRGYHDMNHAIWENTLSAFSRAIEAGFAIECDVQLGADSVPVVFHDHEMTRLTGIKGDIRERTSGELSLLSIGQTKDKIPTLKQLLALCAGKVPLVIELKGREGEGVDDGFAEAVLEDLEGYKGHVALMSFDHHLLKDLKAAGSPWPLGLTAEGDKPEDFFKHDEAMHIGLDFISYHWGHLPNSFIEAQRKLGVPVITWTVRDENARAITYKYADQMTFEGFDPRENPSATA
- a CDS encoding phosphatidate cytidylyltransferase, which gives rise to MSPELRLRIVSAIVMAAVILTATWYGGILFRIVAGLLAILIYYEWSSITRLSETNPTGNAWGWFSVAVIAGNTIFGETSLDLPLLSGFALTAALFPILRGQNWWLVGGIVYAGLSAISLAAIRSDDLDGFVSIIFIFAVVWSTDILAYFVGRAIGGPKLAPSISPGKTWSGAIGGTVAALIGGAGVSMVYHGRVGFVILGLALVLSVFSQIGDLFESFVKRRFQVKDSSHLIPGHGGFMDRVDGLVFACFTVFVIAFVHAAVTGDAPGSRGGLLPGF
- a CDS encoding GNAT family N-acetyltransferase; the encoded protein is MTENYSIRVAQSFTDIDPDRWKQLSGTSRNAEGKSYNPFISHAFLSSIEESGSATAKTGWQGHHLLLENEKGDLLGAVPAYLKNHSKGEYVFDHGWADAFERAGGHYYPKLQCSIPFTPATGPRLLTSQTSDNDGVKLLLASGIGQVTEKGGLSSAHVTFATDDDIAALTSQDFLHRTDQQFHFLNNGYRDHDDFLDALSSRKRKGLKKERRAALENGISIDWLTGSDLTEDIWDQFFTFYMDTGGRKWGRPYLTRTFYSLIGERMADDILLVMAKRDGRYIAGAINFIGSDALYGRHWGCIEDHPFLHFEVCYHQAIDFALSKGLQRVEAGAQGEHKLARGYVPVTTHSAHYIVHPGLRRAIDDYLERERQEVENIGDYLEDHTPFRKGERQESDE
- a CDS encoding isoprenyl transferase produces the protein MPTTTIRSSVPEHVAIIMDGNGRWAKQRGLPRIMGHRRGVEAVRETVRAAGDCGISYLTLFAFSSENWRRPESEVTDLMGLLKAFIRRDLAELHRENVRVRIIGDRETLKADIRSLLEEAEHMTRDNTKLTLVIAFNYGSRDEIARAAASLAQDVAQGKLDAASITPEMISGRLDTAGIPDPDLIIRTSGEERLSNFLLWQAAYSEFLFVPDYWPDFDRQHFYSAIEQYATRDRRFGGLADQVAVAGA
- a CDS encoding UMP kinase yields the protein MSSKPIYKRVLLKASGEALMGDQGFGIDVAVADRIASDIAEARAMNVEVGVVVGGGNIFRGVAVASKGGDRVTGDHMGMLATVINALALATSLRKLSIDTVVLSAIAMPEICESFSQRAALHHLAQGRVVIFAGGTGNPFFTTDSAAALRAAEMGAEAIFKGTQVDGIYSADPKKDPTATRFDELTHSEVLGKGLAVMDVAAVALARENHIPIIVFSIHEKGGFAQILTGGGRKTIVHDK
- the rpsB gene encoding 30S ribosomal protein S2, translated to MALPDFSMRQLLEAGVHFGHQTHRWNPKMKPYIFGDRNNIHIIDLAQTVPMLSRALQVVSDTVARGGRVLFVGTKRQASEIIADSAKRSAQYYVNSRWLGGMMTNWKTISNSIQRLRKVDEILNSEASGYSKKERLNLEREREKLEKALGGIRDMGGVPDLMFIIDTNKEKIAIEEAKRLGIPVVAIIDSNCDPDAIDYPIPGNDDASRAISLYCDLIARAAIDGIARQQGSSGRDIGASEEAPIEPALEDEAGA
- the frr gene encoding ribosome recycling factor: MSGVDLTDIKRRMDGAINAFKSDIASLRTGRASANILDPVTIDAYGSRVPLNQVANITVPEPRMLGVNIWDKSMVNAVDRAIRESNLGLNPIVDGQNLRIPLPELNEERRKSLVKVAHEYSEKAKVAIRHVRRDGMDGLKKAEKDGDIGQDESRGQSEKVQKMTDDTISEIDRLLGEKEKEIMQV
- a CDS encoding RidA family protein; this translates as MSDVIEGRLKELGFTLPVAAAPAANYVPFTISGNLLYVSGQLPMESGKIAVTGLVGRDVDVPAAQRAAELCAVNILAQVKAALNGDLSKIRRILKLNGFVASVPEFTEQHLVINGASNLLANVLGDAGKHARAAVGMACLPFNASVEIDAIVEIDV
- a CDS encoding LysR family transcriptional regulator, with protein sequence MKLPPLPALRAFEAAARHESFAGAAAELGMSAAAISQHVRTLEQWLGEPLFERQARGVRLTAAGREFGATVSSSLRQVAASAEEIRGRKQRAVVRLASLPSVVAYFLTPRLPRFRALHPDIQVSISYSTTGMSTPADLTILHGRRPTESAVALFSAATRPTCAPAYLENFGPIKDIARLSKAELLHDETEAAWRDWFAATGTRSPQNTGPIFADFNLLLTALKAGQGVGLCPTELMRDEITSGRLSVLFDQASDQDKYYWLVAPETMTAPAKRLFGWLVQEAQDQLSSYLVARA
- a CDS encoding elongation factor Ts, with the protein product MTEITAAMVKELREKSGAGMMDCKKALAETNGDMEAAIDWLRAKGIAKADKKSGRTAAEGLVGIASAGHKAVVVEINSETDFVARNDAFQDIVRGVAAVALTTDGTVDAIAAATYPATGKSVSDSIKDAIATIGENMTLRRSAALEVEHGVVATYIHNAAGDGIGKLGVLVALKSVGDKAVLTSIGRQVAMHIAATNPLAIRAEEVDAAVAERERNVFIEQARESGKPEAIIEKMVDGRMRKFFEEVALLSQAFVINPDLTVGAAVKEAEKEAGAAIEVTGMVRLLLGEGVEKEESDFAAEVAAVAKG
- a CDS encoding DUF1989 domain-containing protein, with product MSHTAMTEPADAAERRARRPVVVYPNGTLEAPDLSSLVKARETMQKVGEVIVPPRDGRTFQVPKGHFFRIISIDGPQVGDLNLWNAHDLTERFFSGKTRALHATHVSIGDRLWSNLPSLRPMATITGDSLAWYGWDEDGGGLHDVIGTRCDPYTNRLLSGGDYHHCCHSNLTNALASSRGLSFAEAEPHVHDVLNVFMCTGFTRDTHQYFMKASPVRPGDYLEFFAEMDLLGGLSACPGGDCSASHSSDAAACYPLKVEIYRPDMALLNAWPFPERNAYRNPV
- a CDS encoding cell envelope integrity EipB family protein translates to MFVRKLGFVATTGLLSCLSNAANALPAQLPNLIAHRAVYDLELKDASDRSGIEGMTGRMVYEFTGSACQGYKTDFRFVTQINTGDAVRLTDQQTTTFEDPASKKFTFETKSYTDDKLDKEVQGAASDSDAGVKVDITRPDARQIDLVASEFPTEHMFQVIENAKQGKRIFESRIFDGSDDGDESLITSTLVGKSQTAKDGDAEAGKAGDFAKASFWPVTIAYYNDKTGTDSLPIYRMSFKLYENGITRDLTMDYGDFVLTGKLAKLDILTPETCENKPVR